Genomic DNA from Pseudomonas fluorescens:
CGAGCCTGACGGGCACTGGCAGTGGCTGCCACTGGAATGGAAAGCGCTGTGACAGGACTGATCCGCAACCCCGGATGGGCGCTGCTGCTGGCACTGCTGTGGGGTGGGCCGGCGCTGGCCGTCGAGACGCCGCTTTCCGTCGCGGCGCGGCCTTCCGTTGAGACGCCGCCGCTGGATGTGCGGCAATCCCAGGTGTTTCGTGCCTGGTTCGTGCGCATCGCCGAGGAGCAGTTGACCAAAGGCCCGAGCCCGCGCTGGTACCAGCAAGACTGCTCCGGCCTGGTGCGGTTTGCCGCCAACGAGGCGCTGAAGGTCCACAACGATAAGTGGCTGCGCAGCAATGGCCTGTCCAACCGCTACCTGCCGCCGGAGCTCGAACTCAGTGACGCCCAGCGGCGCCTGGCCCAGCAATGGCAGCAGGGCGGCGGCAAGGTCGGGCCCTACGTCAACGCCATCAAGCTGATCCAGTTCAACAGTCGCCTGGTGGGCCGCGATGTCGCCCAGGCCCGTCCCGGCGACCTGATGTTCTTCGATCAGGGCGACGACCAGCACCTGATGATCTGGATGGGCCGCTACATCGCCTATCACACCGGCACCACAACCCCTACCGACAACGGCATGCGCTCCGCAAGCCTGCAACAACTCATGAACTGGAAGGACACCCGATGGATACCCGACGCAGCCAACCCCAACTTCATCGGCGTCTATCGACTCAACTTTCTCTCCCAATGACCGGTGCTCGCATGCTGCGCTTGTGTTCAAAATTGCCCCTGCTGTTTGCCTTGTTGCTGGCCCCCCTCGTGAACGCCGAAGACACGGTGGCGCCCAGCGGCTACACGCCGGTGGCCGGTGAAAGTTTCTTCCTGTTGGCCGACAGCAGCTTTGCCAGCGACGAGCAGGCCATGGTCCGCCTCGAAGCGCCGGGCCGCGACTACCGCCGGTTCCGCATGGAGCCCTACGGCGGCGCCGATATCCGCGTCTACCGCATCGACAAGCCGCTGGATTTCCTCAAGCGCCAGAAGAACCTGCACCGCGTGGTCAGCGACGGCCAGTTCAAGGGCGAAGGCCTGTCGAACACCCTCGCGTACCTGTGGGACAACTGGTACCGCAAGTCTCGTCGAGTGATGCAACGGGCGTTTTCCTACGAGTCCCGCCAGCAAGTCACCGAAGAAGTGCCGGAACTGAAGATCGGTGACGCCCTGGTCGCGCCGACACCGTATGAAGCACCGCCACAATTCGCCTTGATCCCGGGCTTGCCGGTGGTCAGCCAGTTCCGTTATCCGCTCTGGGAAGCCAAGCCGATCCAGCCGCCTGCGGGCGTCAACCTGGCCGGCTCGTCCAGTGAGTTTGTCAGCGTCGCGCCGGGCAACGTCTACGTGCCGCTGGGCCAGTTGAAGCCCGGCCTGTACCTGGTGGAAGCGCTGATCGGCAAATACCGCGCGACCACCATGGTCTTCGTCTCCAACACCGTGGCCGTGAGCAAGATTGCCGGTGATGAGTTGCTGGTCTGGGCCGCACGCAAGCATGAAGGGCGTTCGGTGCCCAAGGTCAATGTGCTGTGGACCGACGGCCTGGGCGTGATGAGCAGCGGTGCCACCGATGAAAACGGCCTGCTGCGCCTCAAACACGTTAGCCCGGAGCGTTCGTTCGTCATCGGTGAAGACGAGGAGGGCGGGGTATTCGTCTCGGAAAACTTCTACTACGACAGCGAAATCTACGACACCAAGCTCTATGCCTTCACCGACCGGCCGCTGTACCGGCCAGGGGATTGGGTATCGCTGAAAATCGTTGGTCGTGAGTTCAAGAACGCCCGTGATTCGGTGCAACCGAGCGCCGCCGACGTCAATGTCAGCGTGCTGGACGCCACCGGCACCGAGCTGCAAACCCTGGCCCTGAAACTCGATTCCAAGGCCGGCACCCAAGGCCGTTTCCAGCTGCCGGAAAACGCTGTGGCCGGCGGCTATGAACTGCGCTTGCGCTACAAGGACCAGCTCTACAGCAGCGCCTTTCGTGTAGCCGAATACATCAAGCCGCACTTCGAGATCGCCCTGAACCTGGCCAAGCAGGACTATCGCACCGGCGAGCCGGTCAAGGGCAACCTCGTGCTGCTGTACCCGGACGGCAAACCGGTGGTGAATGCCACGGTGAGCCTGAGTCTGCGCGCCCAGCAACTGTCGATGGTCGATAACGAGCTGCAATACCTGGGGCAATTCCCGGTCGAGCTGACCAGCAGCGAAGTGACCACCGATGCCAAGGGCAACGCGACCCTCGACCTGCCGGCCGCCGACAAACCGAGCCGCTACACACTCACCGTGTTCGCCAGCGATGGCGCCGCGTATCGGGTCAAGACCACCAAGGAAATCCTCATCGACCGTGGCGCGGCGAATTTCCGCCTGAGTGCTCCCCAGCGGTTCAGCGCCGCCGGCCAGAAGGTGTCGTTCAGCTATGCCAACGAAGGCGGCAACGAACAAGCCAAAGCCGTGACACCCGGCAGCTACGCCTGGGTGCGCCTGGAAGACCAGAGCACTGGCGAAGGCAAGCTGGCGGCCAAGGACAAGGGCTTCAGCCTGACCTTCGACCGCCCTGGTACCTACAACCTGACGCTCAAGGACGACCACGGTCGGGTCATTGGCGCCGCCGCCCATGCAGTGACTGGTGAAGGCATCAAGGCCGTGCCGGGCACGGTCGAGATCGTCTTCGACAAGCCTGAATACAAGACCGGTGACGAAGCGCTGGCGCTGATTACCTTCCCGGAACCGGTCAGCGATGCGCTGCTGTCGCTTGAGCGGGACAAGGTCGAGGCCACGGCGCTGCTGTCCAAGGGCGGCGACTGGCTGAAGATGGAAAAACTCAGCGACACCCAATACCGCGCCCGCATTGCCGTGAGGGATAACTTTGCGCCCAACCTGACCTTCTCGGTGCTGTACACCAAGGGCGGCCAGTACAGCTTCCAGAACGCCGGCATCAAGGTGATCACGCCGCAGATCGACGTTGCCGTCGTCACCGACAAAGCCACCTACCGCCCGGGTGACACGGTGACCGTGGACCTGAGTACCCAGTTCTCCGGCAAGGCGATCCCCGCGCACCTGACGGTCAGCGTGGTGGACGAAATGGTCTACGCCCTGCAACCGGAAGTGGCGCCGACCATCGATCAGTTCTTCTATCACCCGCGTCGCAACAACGTGCGCACCAGTGCCAGCCTGTCGTTCATCAGCTACGACGTGGCACTGCCAGGCAGTCCTGGCGCGCCGGGCAAGGCCAACCGCAGCGAACGCGGGGTCAAGGTGCTGGAGCGGCCGCGGCGTGAAGACGTCGACACCGCTGCATGGCAACCGGAACTGGTCACCGACGCCAACGGCAAGGCCCGCTTCACCTTCAAGATGCCGGACTCCCTGACCCGCTGGCGCATCACGGCCAAGGCAATTGCCGACGACGGCCAAGTGGGCCAGAAGAAGCAGTTCATCGCCTCGGAAAAACCGCTGTACCTGAAATGGAGCGGCCCGACCCGTTTCCGCACGGGCGACAAGCCACAACTGGGCCTGTTCGCGTTCAGCCAGTCTGAAAAACCACTGAAGGCCGAGTTGCTGATCCGCTACGCCGGCGCCGAACAGCGCATGGTGGTGGACCTGAAAAACGGCATCAACTACGTGGCGCTGCCGGCCCTGGAGCTGAGCAGTGGCGACTTGAACGTGCAGCTGCAATTGAACGGCGAAACCCAGGACGCCCTGGCCATGCGCTTGAACGCCAGCGGCAATGGCTGGCAAGTCACCCAGAGCCAGCGCCTCGATGTGGCGAGCGGCGACACCCCGCTGACCTTGCCGGCCGACGCCAGCGATATTCGCCTGCGCCTGGACGACAGCCCGCAAGCGTTGTTCCGTTCGGCCCTGGATGACCTGCTCAGCTACCCATACGGTGGCGTCGAGCAGACCGCCAGCCGCCTGTTGCCGTTGAGCATTGCCTATCCGACCCTGGCGTCGAACCCGCAGATCCGCGACCGCTTGCGGTTGATCATGCAAAACAGCCGCTTGCGCCTGGTGCAGATGGCCGGCCCCTCGGCGAGTTTTACCTGGTGGGGCCAGGACGGTGAGCCGGATGCATTCCTCACCGCCTATGCCTATTACGCCGACTGGCACGCCAGCAAGGCCCTGGACCTGAGCCTGCCGCCGGAACACTGGCAACGGGTGCTGGAGGTCTACGCCAAGCAGGCCGGTGATACGCCGCTGCTGCAGCGTGCGCTGATCCTGTCGTTCGCCAAGCAGATGCAATTGCCGGTGAACACCTTGCTCAGCGGCCTGATGGACGATCTGGCGAAAGCCAGCGAAGACAGCAGCGAGAGCGTGCTGGACAGCGGTGAAGACAGCCTGGTCATGTACGCGCCGGATTCGGCCCTTGGCTTGGCCAGCGCCCGTGTCCTGACCGCGTCCCTGGCGAAACAGGCGAAGGTGCCGTTGCCGGCGGCCTTCAGCCGTCAAGCCGATGCGGCGCAACAGCAACTGGAGCTCAGTTCGCAGCCGTTCGTCGAGGCCCTGGTGTTGTCGTTGCAGGGCTTCGATCAGGCTCGCGCCACTGCATTGCTGGAGCGTGTGTTGCCGCAGCAGTCCACCTTGGAGCGGGCCCTGGCCTTGACCTGGTTGCAGCGCAGCATCGAACAGGCAGCGCCGGCCGTGGCCCTGGCACCGGGCGAAGGCTGGGCAGCCAAGCAGGGCGCGACCGGTGAAACCTACTGGCAGTGGCAGGGCGCGCAGCTTCCAACGATGCTGACCCTGACCGGCGCCCAGGAGCGTCCATTGCAAGCGGCACTGAGCTTCCAGAGCCAGCAACCGCCGGCAGCACCGATGGCCGTGTCCATCACCCGGCGCTTGTCGCGCCTGGTGCCGGGCGATGAGGCTTTCACCTTCAAGCTCGAAGCCGTGGGCAACAAACCGTTGTCCAGCGACAGCCTCTACCTGGATGAAGTGATCATCAACAGCAAGGCTCCGACGCCACTGCGCTACGGCATGCTCGAAGTGCCGCTGCCACCGGGCGCCGATGTGGAGCGCACCACCTGGGGTATCCAGTTGATGGGCAAGGCTGACAGCGAACCGATGTCCCTGGAAAAAGCCCGCTTCGAGCCCGGCCAGATGGCGTATGCGGTGCCGGTGGATGCCCTCAGTGGCGAGCTGCGCCTGCGGCACTTGGTGCGCTTCTCCCAGAAAGGCCAGTTCACCTTGCCGCCGGTGCGCTTCACCCAGGTCTACGCGCCGCAACATCAGGCGCGGGAACAGAAACCGGCGCTCGGTCAGGTCACGGTCAACTGATATGCGTTGGCCGCTGGTTGGGTGGCTGCTGTGCTTGATCCCTGCGCTGGTAACAGCGCAGGACGAGCCGTTGCGCTTGGCCTTCGACGGTCAATTGCTGCGCGTGAGCCAGACCCAGGTGCTGGATCGTCAGCCGTTGCCCGATACCTTGCAGGCGCCGCTGGGCAGTCTGTGGAAGATCTTTGTCTACGCCTGGCTGGTGGACACCGACGCCCGTGAACCGGTGTATGAATGCCGGGGGGAGTCGAAGGAAGAGGTCTATTGCTGCAGTGCCGGGCAGAGCATCGGTCGCGATCAAGCCTTGGTGAAATCTTGCGGCTTGTATTTCGAACCGCAGCGGCTCGGGCTCTTGGCCTCGGATTGGCGCGCCTATTGGCAGGCCCGTCAGGCACCGGCCTGGTTATTGGACTTGTCCATGTTGCAACCCCAGACTCAGGTGCCTGTCGCCGGACTGCTCAAGACCCTGGCCACGCTGCCGGCCCAGGATCAGGCGCGGCGGGTGCTGCTGGACGTGGTGCTCAACGCGGCGGACGGGCGACTGGTCGGTGAGTTGGGCAGCCGTCTGCGGGTCAAGACCTGGAGTTGGCTGGGTGATCAGGGGCCCTCGTCCCGTCAGGGCGGTTTCGCCGGTTGGCTGGCGGACGGCACTCCGGTGTGGGCCGGTGGTCGCGGCACCAGCCAGCAGGTCTTGAAGGTCTACGGCGAAGGCTTGGCGGCGGCGCTGCCATCGCGCTGGCCGGCGGAAACCGGGCGTTGCGTGGAAGTCGGCCTGTTTGCCCGTTATCCGTTGCAACGGGTAATGGCGGGCGACCGTCCTGCCTTGCCGGGCCAACTGCGCGGCGATTACCGCGTCGAATTCAGCAACGGCAATCAATTGGACATCCACAGCGATGGCGAGCTGTTCCTGATGCCCGGCAAGCTGGTGGCGCGTCTGGACCGGGAGGAATACGTCGCCCGGGTCTTGCAGCGCGAAGCCAAGGCCGAGCCTGCCGAAGCCGCCAAGGCACTGGCGGTGGCGATACGCACCTATTTGCTGCAGAACGCCCAACGCAACGGTGATTGCCTGAGCATCGACGACAGCAGCCATCGCCAGCGTGTCGCGCCACGCCCGGCGGCGCCCGAAACCCGCGCCATTGCCGCCTGGACCAGCGACCTGGTCCTGGCCGGAACCGATGTCACCTACCACTCTGACCAGCCTGGCCCGGACAAACTGTCCTGGGCACAAGCGGTGGAGCAAGCCAACGCCGGCCAACGCTACGACGCCATCCTGCTGCACGCCTACCCGCGCGCCAGCCTCAGCCGCTGGGACAACCCGGTGGCATCCTGCGAAGCGCTGCCCGCCGCCCAGGACTGGCTGCTGAAGCAACGGCGGGCCTGGCGTGAGCGGCTGGAAAGTGAAGTGGGCTACAACGAGATCAGCGCTTTTGCCGTCTGCCGCGTCGCTTTCGGCCGGCCTTATGTCGACCGCGAGCGCCAGCGCATCTACGTGCGCGGCGTGCTGTCGCTGCAAGACCGCCTCGACCTGACCCATGAATATCTGCACCTGGCCTTTGAAGCTCATCCCAATGGCCAGGACGAAAACTATATCGAAGGGCTCGCCCGTCACCTCTTGCTGGAATAGACCATGACACTCCGTTATCCACAGGTCTTGTTGTTGCTTTGCGCCTTGACCGCGTTGCCTCCGGCCATCGGCGCCGAGAACATCAAGCTCGACACGCCGGTCGGCGGTTGGCGCAACGGTGCGCCGGGCGGCGAGGATGAAAACTTCAGCCAGACCGTCAACTACCCGGCCTCGTCGGTCAATACGCCCCAGGGCCAAGCCAATACCGCTCGCATCACTGGCCAGATCCAAGGCGCGCCCAAGGGCAATGCGCCGGGCCAACTCATCGTCAACGGCGTGAGCCTGCCGTTGAAGCTCGATGAGCAAGGCCGCTTCGACCGGCCATTTTCATTCCCCAACGGCAGCAACAGTGTGGAAGTACGCAGCCCCGACGGCCAACAGCGTCACCGCACGCAATTTCTCAACACCAGCGGCGGCGCCACCCCGGCCAAGCTGCGGGTGTTGCTGACCTGGGACAGTGACGGCACCGACCTGGACCTGCACCTGGTCACCCCCGATGGTGCGCACATCTGGTACGGCGACCGTGCCGTCGCCAACGGCGCCGCCCTCGACGTCGACGTCACCACCGGCTACGGCCCGGAAATCTTCGCCATGCCGGCGCCGATCAAAGGCCAGTACCTGGTGTATGTGAACTACTACGGCGGCGGTTATCGCTATCAGGACGACGGCGAGGAAGGTGAGGGCGGTGGAGAACAAGCGCAACAAGCCCTGACCACCGCACAAGTCACAGTGATCACCGAAGAAGGCACGCCGAACGAGAAGATGGAAACCTTCGTGGTGCCGATGCGGGCGGTGGGCGAGCTGACGTTGGTCAAGAGTTTCAGTTACCCATAAGGCCATCCCCGGTCCCCTGTGGCGAGGGAGCTTGCTCCCGCTGGGCTGCGCAGCAGCCCCATCTGAAGCTGACTGCACTTTTACCTGACATACCGCGGCGCCTGCTTGGGGGGGCTTCGCGCCCCAGCGGGAGCAAGCTCCCTCGCCACAAGAGCGGTCGGTGCTTGTGATCAATAAAATCTCACGCGTGAGCTATTGTGGGCTTGCGAAACTACCTGTAGTGTTTCTCACGCGTGAGTTTTTCACAGTGGGGTCAGTACCATGTCAACCAGCTCTCCATCAGATCCGCCAGACGGGTCTGTAACCGATTCAGCGAGCCGCACGGGAGAGCGCGCCAAACCCTCCGCGAAAAAGCCGTCGAGCTTCTACATGAAGCAGATGCGCGCGGGCCTGAGTGCCGCCGGGTATGTGAAACACGAGACTTGGGTGCTTCCTGAAAACCGAAGCCTGCTCAAGCAAATGGAGAAACAGCTACGCCAACCGATTCTGGCTGGCTCATTCATGTCGGAGAATTACATGAGCGCAGGTAATAACTGGAACATCGACCGCCTCTACAGCGCCCTTCAGGCCCTGGACGAAGTGGTCGCGAACGACATCACTCTCTCCCTCGTCCAAGGCTCCGAGTCCAGCATCAAGCTGGAAATGAATGATTTTGGCGGCCTGCCGATCTACATCGCGGTGGTGGGTGACCAGATCATCGTCGATACCGTCCTGGTGGACGTCGAGTCGATCAACGATGTCGCGGCATTCAATGACGCCGTGCTGCGCAGCCGGGAAATGTTCCCGCTGTCGTCCATCGGCATCGAGACCATGCCCAACGGGCAAGTCGTCTACAACATCTTCGGTGCGTTGAGCGCCGACTCCAGCCTGACCAACGTCGTGACCGAGGTCAAAACCCTCGTCGACAACGTTCAGCGCGCCAGCGAAGCCTTCGAACGCTTCTTCATTTAATTCACCGAACAGGAACTATCCAATGACTCAGTCCATCTGGAGCAAATTGTTCACCGCACTGCGTGGCGGTGCCAGCGAAGTCGGTGAATCGATCGTCGACCAACAGGCCCTGCGCATCCTCGACCAGGAAATCCGTGATGCCGACAGCGCGCTGGCCAACGCCAAGCGTGAGCTGGTCACCATCATGGCCAAGCACAAGCTGGCGACTGATCGCGTCGGCGAATACAACGCCAAGATCAAGGACCTGGAAGCCAAGGCCCTGGCCGCGATCCAGGCCAACCGCGAAGACCTGGCGCTGGAAGTGGCCGAAGCCATTTCGACCCTGACCAACGAACTGGACGCCGAGCAGAAGCACGCCACCGAATTCGGTGGTTATGCGGACAACATGCGCAAGGACATCACCAAGGCCGAAAGCCGGATCAAGAGCCTGCGCCAGCAAGTGGACATGGCCAAGGCCCGCGAAAGCGTGCAGAAGGCCCAGGTCAGTGCTTCGATCGCCAGCGGCGGCGCCAATGGCAAGCTGGAAACTGCCGTCGGTACGCTCAACCGCTTGCAGGCCAAGCAACAGCAACGTGCCGCTGAGCTGCAAGCCCAGGACGAACTGGCCGAGGCTTCGACTGGCTCCGACCTGGAGCGCAAGCTGCGCGACGCCGGCATCACGCCGAACGAAGGCAGCGCCAATGCGATCCTGGAACGCCTGAAGAAAAAATCGGCTGAGTAATCGCTGAGCGCCCCGAACCCGTGGCGAGGGAGCTTGCTCCCGCTGAGGCGCGAAGCGGCTCCAAAAAAAGGGGCCTGCTGCGCAGTCCAGCGGGAGCAAGCTCCCTCGCCACAATAATGTCCGGCGCTCCTGGATTTAATTGTGACGCAGGTACTTTTATCCAACCCCCGCAACAGGTTTAATGCTGTCCGGCCATTACGCTCGAGCCCTTAGACGCCAGAGCGATGATCCCGCCAGGAACGAAGCCCCACGGAGTCAGGGACGAATGTCGATTTTTCTTTTGTTGCGCACGTACGCGTCGTCCTTCTTCCATCGGTTCGGCTGGGCGGGCCTGGCCATTGCGTTGGGCGTGCACCTGTCCACGGCCTGGATCGGCCTGGTGGTGCTGGGCGAGCAACACCTCATCGCCGCCGCCACGTTTATCTACTTCTATCTCACCACCACGCTCACCGTCGGCTATGGCGATCTGTTGCCACAGACATCCGCCGGGCGAATTTTCGTGGCGACCTGGATCATGCTCGGGGGTATTGCCCTGTTGACGACGGTCATCGGCAAAACCACCAGCAGCGTCATCGATGTATGGAGAAAAGGCATGAAGGGCAAAGGCGATTTCACCGGCAAGGTCGGCCACACGGTTCTCATCGGTTGGGAGGGCGCCTCCAGTGAGCGGGTCATTGAATTGCTGCTGCAGGACGAAACCTCCAATGACAACCTGATCGTCATCTGCGATTGCGATCTCGAAGAAAACCCCATGCCCGGCAAGACATCGTTCATCAAAGGCGACAGCCTGTCCTCCGTCGCGCTGTTGCAGCGTGCCGGCGTGCCGGGTGCCGAACGCGTGCTGGTGCGCACCCACTCCGACGACCTGACCCTGGCCACCGTGCTGGCGGTCAATCAATTGGGCCCTGCCGGGCATGTGGTCGCGCACTTCAATGACAGCGAAATTGCCGCCCTTGCCAGCGCCTATGCGCCGAGCCTGGAATGCACCTCCAGCATGGCCATCGAAATGTTGGTGCGTGCCTCCCAGGACCCGGGCTCGTCCGTGGTCATCAATGAATTGCTCTGTGTCGGCCAAGGCGCCACTCAGTACCTGATGAAACTACCCGAGGCGTTTGAAGCGACGTTCGGCGAGCTTTATGCCCGATTGAAAGAGCAGCACAACGCTACGCTGATTGGTTACCGCGCCAAGGGCGCCCGACACCCATCGATCAACCCGCCCGGCGCCACCCGCGTCGTGGGCGGGGAACTCTTCTACATCGCCTCCACGCGTCTCAAGGAAATTTCCCATGGGGTGGTTTAAACAGTTGATGGGGCTTGAGGCCCCGAACGCGAACACGAAAGCCAGCAATAACGCGCCTGTCACTGGGCCGCTGGGCCTGGCCTCCGGCAAGCAGGTCATGTTCGACTCCACGCTCAAGTTGCTGCTCGACGGCAACAGCACCGTGGTCATTCCGGGCTCCCAACAGATCTGGAGCCTGGGCATCGTCGACCTCGGGCAGTCGAACTGGCTGTCGCGCTGCTACATGAACGACGAAGACTACTGGCTGCAAGTGCACACCAGTGGCGATATCGCCGGGCAGGTCGAGTCGGTGATCCTGTTCAACTACCTCAGCTACGTCACGATCAGCAGTGAAGCGGAGTTACGTCGCCTGGCCGGCCCTGACAGCCTGATCGGCCTGCCGACCTACACCCATGACGGCGTCGAGTACACCCGCGAATGGGGCACCGAGGCTGGCCAGACAGAACTGGTGACGTTGAGCGAGCGCGTGAGCAATCCGGATGAGTCCTACAGCGTCGAACACCGTTCGATGCTGTACGCCCGCGACACCGGCCTGACGGATCGCCGGGAGTTCCTGCTGTTCTCCGTTGAAGAGGACGCCGAAGGCACCGTCAGCCTGAGCACTTCGCTGGGTATTTCGCTGTACACCACTGACCTGAACACTCTTTGAATAAGGAACACGTCCATGCTTGAAGCGCTCTCCATTTCCCTGAACAAAGCCGCCGTGCTTGGCTTTGTCATGTACATCCTCGGCGCCGCCGTGCTGTTCGCGCTGTTCCAGTTCATCTACACCCGCGTCACGCCGCACAAAGAGTTCGAGCTGATCCGTTCGGGCAACGTGGCTGCGGCCATCGCCCTGGGCGGTGCCGTCATCGGTTTCGCGATTCCGGCCAGCAACGTGATTGCCTATTCGATCAGCATGCTGGATTTCGTTGTCTGGGCAGTGATCGCCGCTGTCGTCCAGTTGTTGGCGTTCCTGGTGACCAGCCTGGTGCTCAAGGGCGCTTCCGCGCGGATCAGGAACGGTGAGATCGCCGCGGGTATCTATATCGCCGCCGTGGCCATCAGCGTCGGCATGTTGAACGCCGCGTGCATGACGCCTTCCACAAACTGATTGCGCCACGGAGAACCCGATGAAACGAAGCAAGTACGTCCAGCTTTCGCTGGCCGCGTCGGTCGCCATGGCGATATCCGGCTGCGGGCCGACGGAAAAAACCTACGAGTTGAAAAAGAAGTACAACTTCCAGTCCGTGCAGCAATGTGTCGATGAAAAGCTGCCGGTAGATATTTGTGCTGACGCCTACATGACCGCCATGACGGAGCATCGCCGGATTGCGCCGGTGTACGACAACCAGGCCGATTGCGATGCCGACTTCGTTCCCGATTGGTGCCAGCAGGACTCCGCTGGCAAGTTCATCCCCAAGCTGGGCGGTTTCGAACTGAGTGCCGAGGGCGAGGTTACGCAATCGGAAGTGGACGCTGCCAAGGCCCAATTGCCGGCCTCGGAAGCGATGAATACCGGTGGAGGTTTCAGCAACCTGCTGACCGGGCTGCTGATCGGCAACATGCTGAGCAGCAACCGCAACAGCTATTTCTCCGAGCCGGTCTACCGCTACCGCGATGATCGTGGCAGCTTCGGCTCCTCCACGCTCAGCCAGCGGGTGTCGACAGGCTCGACATTCACCAAGTCCAACCAGGCGCGATACGGCAGCTACACCGACTCCATCAAGAGCAGCAAGGCGATGTCCGTTGCTTCGTCCACGTCTCGCGGTGGTTTCGGCAGCAAGTCCAGTGCCCGCAGCGGTTGGGGCGGTTCGAGCAGCTCCGGCGGCTGAGGAACGAGCGCCATGAAGAAGATCCATTGCGCAGAACGTCATGACTGGAAACAGACGGCCGAGCATCTCGGCTTTCTGTTCCACACCATCGACGACGAACCCTATTGGGACGAAAGCGCGTACTACCAGTTCACCCTCAAGCAGATCGAGGACGACCTGGAAGACCCGACCACCGAGATCCATGATATGTGCATGGACCTCGTGGCCCGCGTGGTCCAGAGCGAAGAATTGCTGGAACGCCTGAGCATTCCCGCGCCGTTCTTCGACCTGGTGCGCACTTCATGGCTCGAAGGCCACCCACACTTGTATGGGCGCATGGATTTCTCCTACAACGGCACCGGCCCCGCCAAGCTGTTGGAGCTCAACTACGACACGCCGACCAGCCTCTATGAGGCGGCGGCGTTTCAGTGGGGCTGGCTGGAGCAATGCATCGAGCGCGGCTTGCTGCCGGCCCATGCCGACCAGTTCAACAGCATCGACACCAAGCTGCACCAGGCTTTTGCCCAGTTGCAGATCAAAGAGCCGTTTTATTTCGCCTCGATGAAAGGCTCGGTGGAAGACAAGGGCACCACGGACTACTTGCGCCTGATCGCGGAAAAAGTCGGCATTGAATCGCGGCACATCGATATCGAAGACATCGGCCTCAACAGTGACGGGCGTTTCGTTGACCTGGAAGAGCGCTGGATTGCCCACCTGTTCAAGCTGCATGCCTGGGAGTTCATCTTCCACGAGCCGTTTGGTGAAGCGATCGCCCAGTGTGATACGCAGTTTTTCGAGCCGGCCTGGAAGTCGATCATCTCC
This window encodes:
- a CDS encoding YfaP family protein; this encodes MTLRYPQVLLLLCALTALPPAIGAENIKLDTPVGGWRNGAPGGEDENFSQTVNYPASSVNTPQGQANTARITGQIQGAPKGNAPGQLIVNGVSLPLKLDEQGRFDRPFSFPNGSNSVEVRSPDGQQRHRTQFLNTSGGATPAKLRVLLTWDSDGTDLDLHLVTPDGAHIWYGDRAVANGAALDVDVTTGYGPEIFAMPAPIKGQYLVYVNYYGGGYRYQDDGEEGEGGGEQAQQALTTAQVTVITEEGTPNEKMETFVVPMRAVGELTLVKSFSYP
- a CDS encoding alpha-2-macroglobulin family protein is translated as MTGARMLRLCSKLPLLFALLLAPLVNAEDTVAPSGYTPVAGESFFLLADSSFASDEQAMVRLEAPGRDYRRFRMEPYGGADIRVYRIDKPLDFLKRQKNLHRVVSDGQFKGEGLSNTLAYLWDNWYRKSRRVMQRAFSYESRQQVTEEVPELKIGDALVAPTPYEAPPQFALIPGLPVVSQFRYPLWEAKPIQPPAGVNLAGSSSEFVSVAPGNVYVPLGQLKPGLYLVEALIGKYRATTMVFVSNTVAVSKIAGDELLVWAARKHEGRSVPKVNVLWTDGLGVMSSGATDENGLLRLKHVSPERSFVIGEDEEGGVFVSENFYYDSEIYDTKLYAFTDRPLYRPGDWVSLKIVGREFKNARDSVQPSAADVNVSVLDATGTELQTLALKLDSKAGTQGRFQLPENAVAGGYELRLRYKDQLYSSAFRVAEYIKPHFEIALNLAKQDYRTGEPVKGNLVLLYPDGKPVVNATVSLSLRAQQLSMVDNELQYLGQFPVELTSSEVTTDAKGNATLDLPAADKPSRYTLTVFASDGAAYRVKTTKEILIDRGAANFRLSAPQRFSAAGQKVSFSYANEGGNEQAKAVTPGSYAWVRLEDQSTGEGKLAAKDKGFSLTFDRPGTYNLTLKDDHGRVIGAAAHAVTGEGIKAVPGTVEIVFDKPEYKTGDEALALITFPEPVSDALLSLERDKVEATALLSKGGDWLKMEKLSDTQYRARIAVRDNFAPNLTFSVLYTKGGQYSFQNAGIKVITPQIDVAVVTDKATYRPGDTVTVDLSTQFSGKAIPAHLTVSVVDEMVYALQPEVAPTIDQFFYHPRRNNVRTSASLSFISYDVALPGSPGAPGKANRSERGVKVLERPRREDVDTAAWQPELVTDANGKARFTFKMPDSLTRWRITAKAIADDGQVGQKKQFIASEKPLYLKWSGPTRFRTGDKPQLGLFAFSQSEKPLKAELLIRYAGAEQRMVVDLKNGINYVALPALELSSGDLNVQLQLNGETQDALAMRLNASGNGWQVTQSQRLDVASGDTPLTLPADASDIRLRLDDSPQALFRSALDDLLSYPYGGVEQTASRLLPLSIAYPTLASNPQIRDRLRLIMQNSRLRLVQMAGPSASFTWWGQDGEPDAFLTAYAYYADWHASKALDLSLPPEHWQRVLEVYAKQAGDTPLLQRALILSFAKQMQLPVNTLLSGLMDDLAKASEDSSESVLDSGEDSLVMYAPDSALGLASARVLTASLAKQAKVPLPAAFSRQADAAQQQLELSSQPFVEALVLSLQGFDQARATALLERVLPQQSTLERALALTWLQRSIEQAAPAVALAPGEGWAAKQGATGETYWQWQGAQLPTMLTLTGAQERPLQAALSFQSQQPPAAPMAVSITRRLSRLVPGDEAFTFKLEAVGNKPLSSDSLYLDEVIINSKAPTPLRYGMLEVPLPPGADVERTTWGIQLMGKADSEPMSLEKARFEPGQMAYAVPVDALSGELRLRHLVRFSQKGQFTLPPVRFTQVYAPQHQAREQKPALGQVTVN
- a CDS encoding DUF1175 domain-containing protein, yielding MTGLIRNPGWALLLALLWGGPALAVETPLSVAARPSVETPPLDVRQSQVFRAWFVRIAEEQLTKGPSPRWYQQDCSGLVRFAANEALKVHNDKWLRSNGLSNRYLPPELELSDAQRRLAQQWQQGGGKVGPYVNAIKLIQFNSRLVGRDVAQARPGDLMFFDQGDDQHLMIWMGRYIAYHTGTTTPTDNGMRSASLQQLMNWKDTRWIPDAANPNFIGVYRLNFLSQ
- a CDS encoding DUF2300 domain-containing protein, which encodes MRWPLVGWLLCLIPALVTAQDEPLRLAFDGQLLRVSQTQVLDRQPLPDTLQAPLGSLWKIFVYAWLVDTDAREPVYECRGESKEEVYCCSAGQSIGRDQALVKSCGLYFEPQRLGLLASDWRAYWQARQAPAWLLDLSMLQPQTQVPVAGLLKTLATLPAQDQARRVLLDVVLNAADGRLVGELGSRLRVKTWSWLGDQGPSSRQGGFAGWLADGTPVWAGGRGTSQQVLKVYGEGLAAALPSRWPAETGRCVEVGLFARYPLQRVMAGDRPALPGQLRGDYRVEFSNGNQLDIHSDGELFLMPGKLVARLDREEYVARVLQREAKAEPAEAAKALAVAIRTYLLQNAQRNGDCLSIDDSSHRQRVAPRPAAPETRAIAAWTSDLVLAGTDVTYHSDQPGPDKLSWAQAVEQANAGQRYDAILLHAYPRASLSRWDNPVASCEALPAAQDWLLKQRRAWRERLESEVGYNEISAFAVCRVAFGRPYVDRERQRIYVRGVLSLQDRLDLTHEYLHLAFEAHPNGQDENYIEGLARHLLLE